Genomic DNA from Magnolia sinica isolate HGM2019 chromosome 4, MsV1, whole genome shotgun sequence:
cacagagtttaattactctagtaagggtaacgagtaactcacctaaatgtagtagagaagggtttccttaaaacattcataatcatatattaggcttgcctaaatgtgattcacatatcctatgtcccacttggatgaggggtcagaccaagtttcaaccacatccatgtctatattaacttataaacatgttggatctcaaataaacatcgcggtgggccctaagaaggttttaatagtgggtgtcactatcccactcttttctatggtgtgagtTCACTTGAACTTCgaatctgccccgtcagtcagatgcaccattccatggtaggccatgagcttaaaaataaagtcaatccatgacttgggtgggccacaccacatactatagttgagagggttaccctcccattaaaacattcataatcatttattgggccctcctagatgtggttcatagatccagccctttcattatgtgtgtcccacttggatgaggagtcagcccaagtttcatacacatccaaaactcatgtgggccccaccaattaaatacttttatatgttttagggatttcttcacatagttttagatgctatggcccacctgagtttcgtatacgactgatttttggacttaaggGAACACATCcagtgcatggtgttgatgttctacatacatcatggtggggtgcacacagattaaccgcatgggaagttcccatgcggtgaccttatagtaccatttcactatttaggtaactccttcatgggtgtttctctaaccgtgtagggcccaccttgatatattttatgtatatcaacatcgtccatatatttttccatcatattttaggatgtgatttcaaatcataagaactcaataatctcaggtcggtcataccaatcaaaacaatgataaataactattaaaaaccttttgaaggccacaaaagttttggatcaatttgatctttgtagtttaccttcatctagatcttctttacattatcaacaagttggattgcaaataaacattactaaaaccttacgatgggctctttataatttttaatggtgaggcattaTATTAttattctttccagtggtgtggtccacttaagctttaaatctacacaattttttatacccagccaaaaaatgggttggagaaacataggggcgacaaggatatacaacacatcatcaaaatctcacttttgttatctaacttttcaatttttcttgtcaaaatacaaaatttagttttcttttttaaaatatatatttttttacaatttgtcaattttatttaattttttaaattttctttttcaaaatatcaatttttaaatctcacttttgttatataactttttaatttttcttgtcaaaatacaaaatctagttttcttttttaaaatatatttttttttacaatttgtcaattttttcataattttgtttaattttttaaattttcattttcaaaatattatttttttaaatctcacttttgttatataactttttaatttttcttgtcaaaatacaaaatctagttttcttttttaaaatatatttttttttacaatttgtcaattttttcacaattttgtttaattttttaaattttctttttcaaagtatcattttttttttatcgaatttttttcttttcaaaattatcaacattatttaaagttcttaatttttttttttcaaaatctagatttttataaaattacagttttttttttcaaaatttaaatttttcttaaacattgttaattatttttctaagcttctcaactattttttttcaaaattcataatttttttgagcttcttaatttttgacctgagcattagagacggtctttgacagggctataagacggtttaggaccgtctctaatagagacagtctttgacagggctataagacggctaaggactatctctaatagagacagtctttgacagtctcagattacaagtcaaagacggctaatgaccgtctctaatgcagattgccaatgaccgtctcagatgaccacaTATAAGATGGTCAACGACCGACTTAAATAATtcgtggacgttcaaatttttaagacagcATTAAGGATGGTCAAGggccatctaaaattttagagacggtttatggccgtctttaaaccaagcaattttagagacggtccagaactatctcaaaatccgtcctttttttccatttttcacgtagtgtttaTAATTTGAGCCAATCCCAACTCAAAACAAAGGTTCAAAGACCCAAACCTAGTCAGATCTGGGTTTGGGTCCTTTAAACATGGCCTGGACCCAAAAACAACTCAAGACCCAGCGAGACCTGAACGTAAGGCGCATATATTCAAGATCCATCCAACCCGAGTTTGAACGTTGAGGACCCGCGTGCATGGAGCATACCCACTTTCGAACAGATGGTGATGATCATTCAATCAATGTAATTTTCAAGATTTATAGAGAAGATAAGAAATCCAATTTATGAATAAAGGACAATCACTGCCTTGTGTATATTAAATAAGCTTGAAGGGTGGAAATTTTCATTTCTTATTGAAGATATGCGGTGGCGCATGTGGCATAAGACTTACATTGACATATTTGACATGTGGACAATTAAAATTAAATGGCAGCACttgtgcacattggcacatgtgataTACTTGGAGCAattaaagatggatggtggcacgtTGGTGAATGTGGAGGTCTTGGCACATGTAGGTTGCAAGAGATGATAATGGTGGTTCATGTGGCATAGTAGCATACGTGGAGCACAAGAGAAGATGAATGAAATCACACATAGCACATGGGATTCTTTAAGCATGTGAGGCCAAGAGAAGATGCATGGTGACTGATATAACACATTAGTGCGCATAGCATAGTGGCACATGTGAGTAGAGtaggcatcgagtcaagtcggaccggattaggtccaactcgactcgatctgatttTTACAAGTACTTGACCCgatcgaactcgatccgattcgggaccAAGTCCAGCAAGGCTAACTCGATTCGAACCGAttccttgctggcctgacccgaatcgagtccgactcggtcagggaaactgagtcggatcgagttgagtctatccGATCGATTCGGACTGGACTGAGTCAAGCTGAGTAGGAGACTCTGGTGATACGAAGGAAACATAagagaaatcgggagagaaagaatgagaggagagaaagagggagagaaaggaggagagaaagaaggaatgaAGGAAAGGAAGTTTGCTCAGGCTGcgggtagggttagggttcggggagaagaagggtaaaggttttaaaaaaaaagtaaaatctaACTTTATACTACTCGATtccggtccggatcggatcggatcaaaTCCGACCGGATCAAGTTGCtacatgacccaaactcgactcggtttggtgtCGGATCCAAGTGGGTCCACTCGATCCGACCTGACCCTGACTTTCAGTTCAAGTCGGATCGAATCTGATCGGTTCGGTCGATTCGGGTTAGATCCTGCCCACCTCTACATGTGAGGCATAACCAAAGATAGGTAGCAACTCATTTGGCAAATTGACACATGGAGCACATGTAAGGTCATCTAAAATGAGCTTAACCctcaaatttctaattttcttCCATggtgaaaaatccatttttcaagGGTGAAAGTGAGAAAAGAAATTTATGGCATAATTCGAATGTGCGAtcaggtggtatggaattgcatttagtcccgtaTAAATTTCATTTAGCATTTGGAAATGATTGAAAGGATTAGATTAATCAAAGTATCATATCATCTCGTCATAACAAATCCTAACAAGAGGTATTACATGAGGACTtaatgaattttgaaatccactacatttgTTGACCCCGCAttcatgcatatgttttatccacttgtCCATTCATATATGCACATTATACTTTACACATGACATTAGAGTTACATAAGCAAACAGGCGATTGGCATCAATTGTGAAATTTGATCAGTTAATTACAGTTTCGTGGTCCACCAAACACATGTTTCACCTAACACAGTATTTTTTTCTCAAATGAAGAATTTAATCTCAAACATAAAATTATATGGctaaaataccatgatatttccatacatgcaatcattgatcaataatggtgttaactccatctaatacaatttcataccatttaattctgcttccaaatgggccccgtATTTTCCACGGGATGAGAAATTCCGGTTGAAAAACAACAattacattttcttttcttttttccttttccttttcacgAATCCAAATAGCCTTATAGATATTTGacgaaaatcaatttcatcactCTTCTTTTTCGCACAAACAATGGAAATGGATTTCCTTTcctcattaattaatttatttttttatttccacTTTCATGGTACttcactagggctgaaagttaggcgggttgggttgggttggtgcttaaccctagcccaacccaaggttcttgtacctcaatCCTAACCCAACGTAACCCAACCTCGGGCTGGGAattcttaacccaagcccaacccaagcgagcTCGGTCAAATTGGTCGGGTTGATCGGGtggatacatgataatattttcattattacattagtctattgtatttcaatacatgtcttattttttgtatttataattttattaattatataggtAGTTATTTATAATATAggacttcatttttttctaaacaaataagttaaaatataagacagctatttctttaaaagtcatgttgtgtagcacccaATCTATTTGGAAGATAAAAATCTAACATATCTTATATGTGTAAGTCAtaaaaaatgatgtggaccaatgagaccgagCAACAccggaatttcctatgccttcttcaacacaaacgatccacactattataattaattagtaacttatatattgatcgggtttgggttgggtcgggcaacccaagacctcaagccgagcctgacccaagttttatcgggttggtgtttgtatagcccaagcctaagATCGGAATGGAtgcatcctgcccgagcccaacccaatgtcgggtcgtcTCGGGTctgtcgggttgaacccgcccaactttcagccctatactCTCCACTTCCGGGACAGGTATTTAATATCCGAAATAGTACAGTGGCATTTTAGTAAAATAATCAGTGTAAGGAAAAACGTGAATCCACGCAGTCCAGTCATCACCAAACGAAAGAAATAAATAGAATAAAATTGAAAGTGAAAATACAACCACATCAGATATCCTCATTTTTGTATTCCAATTTCCtttgattattatattttctttttaaaactaTTATATTATTGCTGGGGTTCTCAATAGAACTGAAATATATGGAAGATGCTGTTTCTCGATTTCAAATCCTCTTTTCCTAATTCCTCCTATCCTTCCAATGGCACCCAAACACTCCCCAAAATCCCggaaatccaaatccaagttctCATGCTTTCTCTCTTGTTTTGGCCGGAACGTTTCGGATCCCGCCCCGAAGAAACTGCCCCGAAATATTGGCCGCAAGAAATCGCCTTGGTCTTTCTGGTCATGGTTTCGGGGAGGGAAATCGGTAAGGAAGACGGTGCCTGTCGACGCCGCGATCGTCGAGGACGCGACACGTGGACAGTACGGGGACGAGGAGATCAGGGAGGAGATCGAGGTCGTTAACGTCGAGGTGGCCGCGAAGAATCAGATTCGAGCGGCTGGCGATCCTGTATCAGATCAAGCTGTTGTGGACGGAGCTCGAAAGGTTCTGAAAATTGAACTCTGACGAATGAATTCCTCGGGATTATTTCTTGGAAGTGTATTCGCTCGCATGAGATTAACCCTTGTTTTCGATGTGGCCCACACGTGTAGAATCCGGGGCATTCGTCGAGTGGGGAATGCCCTGGCCTGAGAATCAGGTCCATCGACTCATCAAGTAGGCCATGATTTTATTAGAATACGGACGGTTAGATATAGAACCAACCCACCATCTCAAAGTGAATGCGTGGCCTAGCTGATGAGCAGATTGAGATCTTCTCAATGATGAGtggcctggatcttgcacacatgtggcatgtggaTCCTTATGCGAGCGAGTATGCAAGACACTCTTGGGATGGACGATTACCGGAATCTGGCAGCTTGTGGTGGGTCATTCATACGCATCGAAATGTTGAAGCGATTCACCAATCCAGATTGTCCAGACCGTGGCCCACTCAATAGACGGTCATGATGCAAAAGTCTCAATGAACGGATGGAACTCGTAATCATCAGGGCGGAGCATTTATTGTGATTTGGATATGTCCCATCACCGTACGCACGACATAGATGTTctttaatccaaaccgttcagattGTGGGACTCTCTGTAGACAGCATTTCACTGAATTTTGCACTCAACTGATGATTCTAGCTTCCATTTAGCAGCCATCAGatagacggttgagatgaaaGGAGTCGCCGTCGCAGCTCGAAAAACGAATGTTTTCTGATCGGAGGTTTGCAAGGTCCAATCAAAATGATTTTGTGCATGCTCAATttctacggtggggcccacgttttggatggtttgaattgaTGAATATGCATGCCACGTTGACTATGGATGTTTGCAGACACCGTTGCACTTTCTCTGGACAAAAATATCCTCTGTTTTGCCTTCACGTCGTCCAAGCTCTTGGGTGTTTGCGGTGGGGAGCGTATGGTCTCAACTACCAACTGCTCTTATTTAAGTTTGTTAACGTGTACTCAATCCCGTCAAACTTGGTACCCGTGCATGAGATCACCGTTGATTTTTTGGGCCGTACACCGAAAATCACGCCCATCAGATCTTAGTTGATTATCAGAGGACTTTTTTACCACCACACGATTGCAGTCCTCCAAGTTGTCTATCAgggtagcggattaggtgttatccgGGAAACACCTTagcgggtgttacccttaccgtggggcccaccttgattatttgttgtgtatccacgccgtccatccgtttctctagcTCATTTTATTATCTGATattaaaaatcaagcagatcaaagactcaggtggaccacaccacaggaaacagtggtgattgagtgaatcaccattaaaaattccaaagggcccatcgtaatgtttattttccatccaacctcttgataatataaagaagacccggatgaaggaaaatacaaagatcatcttgatccaaaactttcatggaccAGACATCTTTTAATGGCCGTTCTTcactgtttttaatggtgtggcccatctgagatttagatctcctTAAGGTTTggaataatatcctaaaatgatatggaaagacagatggacggcatggatatttaaaatacatcaaggtggcccccacacggTTAGGATAACACCCACTTTTGTGTTACcggggtaacagctaatccgcttccatcaATCAATTGCTAGATTTAGCCGACCTGCCTGGATTTTGAGACACGTCACAACATGATGGGACCAattaatgaatggtccagatctagtATACGTGTAAGAAAAGAAAATCTCACGAGAAACAAAAGCGCTAATTTCTCGGGCAAACGAACCGCGATAAACTAGAAGAAAACAGCAAGCGCCGGCGCTATGGTACAAGTTAGCTCCCGGGCTTGTCGGTTTCCGGCGTAAGTTAGCTTGTTCTCACTCTCTCAGCACTTTCCCAGGCCAAGCACGGAGGCGGAAAGCTACCGCAGCACCAGGAAACAAAGCCCCCTGACCTTTCGATCCCGCCAAAACGCGACACGAGTAACAAATCCCTGACTCTCGGCCGGAAAACTGACTCCAGGAAGACCGGAAGCCAACCCGGTTCGCCGGATCCCAGGCCGGGAGGTTCAGCCCTAACTTCCTCCTTGACGTTCCCTCCAACCGGCAACGGGAAACAGTCACGGCACGTAGGTACTTCACGTCTTGCCAACCGGAAACTGACACACTCATCGGGAAGTAACGCGTCCACCGTGAAGCTGGATGCCGTTGTAGGAATGTCGATTCTGATGGTGGCGCTTGCATTCTTGCTGTTGTGGGGCCGGGTCTGCGCGATTGTCTGCACGTCGGCTTGGTTCTATTTCATCCCTCGCCTGAGAACGGCCATGGATTCCGTCGGGAGTGCCGGAAAGGGTGCCATGGAGGTTGACATCGATTCCAGCGAGTATAAGAAGAAGGTGATCATGGCCGGGTTTCTGGAGAGAAACCGCCGATAATCTCCGGACGCGCAATTTAGCAAACCAATAATATGTGTACTAAAATGCGCGAGTGAGTGGTATTCACGCGTCTCGTAAGAAAGTGGAGACGCGGTCCGACCCCAGATTTGATCTACGAGAATTGATCACGTACACGCAACGGTACCGCAGCTTGTGGTACCATAACATTTTTCCTGACAAAATGGAAATTTTtaggaaatcagtaccatgaaaaagtCATGTCCCACTATATATATCAGATTTGTcgaaaattaggctgatccactctctaggtgggccacacatgactctTGAATCAAACCTTCGGTTTTGAATTATTCCCAACAAAGTCGTCCGTATGATGAACGTTCCAGGATGATTTTTGTGCCAGGAATTCACCATGGTGAGGTCTACCGGTTTACTGGTACTGATGTGCTATACAAGTGGAATTTTGGCGGGAAAGGTGGTACGGTACCACAAAGTTTAATCCGGATTCCGCGGTGCGGTGAATGGGGCCCGGAAATCAGGGAAATCTGATCCAACGGTTCCTATTTTCTGGTTCTCGTTTGGGCCAGGGTCTACTATAGAGTATGCCTTTACATGTTCTTATTTGTATGTAAAATATAGAAAAATGCCATGAAAATGTGATGATTCGAAGTTCGAGAAGTTTGGTGGTTAGGGGTATGGTAAGATGAACTCGAGAGCAACGTTTCTTGGACACGCGCCTCTCACACGTGCAATCTGGGCACATGTATTGGCAACCAAGCCtttgatgatgggacccactgtgtaAATATCTGATCTAGGAATTCGATCTGATCATCTGCTGTGCCAAACATGTGCAATAAATGGACAGCTGAAAAAGGTCGACCTATGGCCCAGATTAAACATACACCATTGGCTTATCTAATGGTGACGGACCCGTGGTTCTGTAATTCAACCCTGGAACTTAAGAACAAGACACACGTGTAGATGAGGGATGTATTTGATTTTCGCTTAGTAGATATATATGATGGCCTGGCATGGCATGTTATAGTCACCTTGGCTAAAGGTTTAATTCAACTAACAGTGTTCCCATGTCAAGACAGATAGGCAGGAGACCGGACATGTAGTTTAACTATCCTTTCAATCGCCGGTTGTACACGTCATTTATGAAAGAGTAGAGGTTAATCTTTTCTAATGAATAGTAAAAACTTAAAAACTTTATTTCAGTTGAAAAAGATATATTGTCTGAGTAAGAGAAAGATATACTAGGCTAAATATCTTTAACgatatttaaagtgtttttttACGGAATTACAACTAGCAATATAACAAAACATTGGGCAACCGAAATAAGTTGAAAAGTAAACTAAGTAACCAATATTTATTCGAAAGGTCAACCAAGTGGCCGATAATCATCTAGAAAGTCAACTAAGCGGCCAATAATCATCTAAGAGCTTGACTGAGTGGTCGAATGGAATGCGATCGAGTCAACAAAAAGACTTAAGCGGTTATTAGGACAGGTGACACATTTAGAAGGAAGTTTTCAAAATGTCATGTAGTGCTAAAATGGTTATAACAACCATCAGAATGTGTGAAGCATTTAGAAGGTCAATAGTGTTGAAACAGTTACAGCAACCGTTAGAATACGAGAACAATCTACGTGGCcaggttaaggctataaatagcaaggGAATTCAGCAAACCAAATAGTCTCATACCAACCTATTGAAaccaaatttatctttcaatcATTCAGTCAATTTACATTTCTTAATGTAATCCTTTGATTTTGCTCGTTGTTTACATTCTGTAGTGTAATCCGCAACGTTAATCAAGTAGTTGGTAACTTTAATTACAATTCAGATGTACGCTCGCATGCTGGATTCGGTTTGAGCATCAATCAGAGTTCTCTATTCAGGAATGTATTTTACAGCTATTCTCTGCGATTGACTAGAAgaattcctttctttttcttttatctattTTGAAAAGTCTTTTCGTACGGAAGGCGAAGGTGTAACCCATTATTAGAGGACACCCTACCCTCTAACTATCACCTAATCCTTTTAACATACTGTACAAATGGATGAATAAGCGACCGATCTTATTTGATCTCAGTCACATACTATGTATCTACCTATCTTGGTGCTTGAGGTCATAGTCGTTCGGTTTAAATTGAGCCGCACATTCAATTCCAGCATACTTGCACTTATCATGTGACAGAAactgtaaataaaaaataataggtTTTTGGCACACGTGATGGGACTATTTGGTTGTCATAAATATTCATTGACCACCGGCCGTGCGAACATAACGAGTTTTTGGCATGACCAGTGGGATTAAAAACTACTTGACTATTAGAAATATCTAATGTGCATCGATCGTACAACAATTTTGGCTATCGGCAAAACAATAGGTTGTCGGCATGCCCAGTGAGACATCATAAACTACTTGATTGTCGTTGCCATAAATATTCATTGAGCACTAACCATGTGAAcacaacaagtttttggcatacCCGGTGGGACCATAAAATACTTGGTTGCCAAAAATGTTCATTGAGCATCAACCATGCGAACACAATAGATTTTTAGCACAATCGGTGGGACCTTGTCTTTAGCTTATAAGTGCGATATCACCAATTGAAAAAATGAATATGAGTAATCGAATTGTTGGAGTTGAACCCTCCACACTAATCGCACTACCTCCAACCAAGGATGTATCAGTTTAAGCagctttcaaaattttaaattttagtagTCCAACACTCAGTACCAAAAATTAGGAACAAGCATCGACCTTTCCAACTATTTCTCTTGAAGAAATAATGGTCATATTTCGTGATGTGCAAATGAGCATTTAATATGTTCAAGAATATAAGAAAGCTCAGGCGAAGTTGGTGCATACGCAGGCCGATTAGTTTTGTATTCAAGCTGAGAATATTAACAGATATATGGCTAGATGACCGAGGCCATACATCAGTTGATGGTCATGATTACCAAAAGAGCATTTATTGCAACACAGTATAACGCCGAATGAAGTTCTATCAGTAACGCAGTGCAACTGCCACCTATACTCCCTTGCATCGAAATCCACTGCTGATTTCATTTCATGAAGTACGGAATATTCTGCTACCCACCGAGTATAGGCGACCAGAGCAGAATGTTAGGAATGTTGTTCCCAAAGATTTGATCATCAAATATTTAGAACCTTCAGGAGTACTACTCTCCAAATATCTCTAAGAATATCTCATCATTTGAAAAGAATGTAAAAGCCGACATCATTAAGTGTATCATAACTAGATACGTAATAAGATTTATTATAGTGTTGATTACGCTGCCTCATTAATTGATACCTTTAAACGTGACCACGTGGCATCCATGGGTATGTGCCACAGGAAGATCAACCTCATGTATTCCCACCTGTGAGTACAATTTTCGCCAGCATTAATCCCTTAACGTTGACATGGGCGGCCTTTTATTCATCCACCTCAGGTGCCAAAAATAGGTGTAAGTAATTCTAAACTCTAATCTTTAAATTTTTTCCATTGGATGTGGTCTGTTGTACTCCTTGTCGACAAAAAATCTAAAGTCACCGCTGCTCTCTGCATATGAAACTTTTCGGGCTGCCGTCCATCAATGGTTGGCAATGGATACCACTTTTCGTAACCGTACATACATTGACACTATCTAGGGAGAAATCTGCACCGTACATTGTGATGGTGACTGATGGTAAAGTGAAAGGAGCTTGAGAGACATGGAATGAGCTTTTAAAAAAGTCATCTTATTTATTTAACGGCCTTCCCACTCGCCAAATGGCCTAATCTGAG
This window encodes:
- the LOC131242931 gene encoding uncharacterized protein At5g23160-like, encoding MAPKHSPKSRKSKSKFSCFLSCFGRNVSDPAPKKLPRNIGRKKSPWSFWSWFRGGKSVRKTVPVDAAIVEDATRGQYGDEEIREEIEVVNVEVAAKNQIRAAGDPVSDQAVVDGARKAKHGGGKLPQHQETKPPDLSIPPKRDTSNKSLTLGRKTDSRKTGSQPGSPDPRPGGSALTSSLTFPPTGNGKQSRHVGTSRLANRKLTHSSGSNASTVKLDAVVGMSILMVALAFLLLWGRVCAIVCTSAWFYFIPRLRTAMDSVGSAGKGAMEVDIDSSEYKKKVIMAGFLERNRR